In Castor canadensis chromosome 11, mCasCan1.hap1v2, whole genome shotgun sequence, a single genomic region encodes these proteins:
- the Mink1 gene encoding misshapen-like kinase 1 isoform X2 translates to MDVTEDEEEEIKQEINMLKKYSHHRNIATYYGAFIKKSPPGNDDQLWLVMEFCGAGSVTDLVKNTKGNALKEDCIAYICREILRGLAHLHAHKVIHRDIKGQNVLLTENAEVKLVDFGVSAQLDRTVGRRNTFIGTPYWMAPEVIACDENPDATYDYRSDIWSLGITAIEMAEGAPPLCDMHPMRALFLIPRNPPPRLKSKKWSKKFIDFIDTCLIKTYLSRPPTEQLLKFPFIRDQPTERQVRIQLKDHIDRSRKKREETEYEYSGSEEEDDSHGEEGEPSSIMNVPGESTLRREFLRLQQENKSNSEALKQQQQLQQQQQRDPEAHIKHLLHQRQRRIEEQKEERRRVEEQQRREREQRKLQEKEQQRRLEDMQALRREEERRQAEREQEYIRHRLEEEQRQLEILQQQLLQEQALLLEYKRKQLEEQRQSERLQRQLQQEHAYLKSLQQQQQQQQQQQQQQLQKQQQQQQQQLLPGDRKPLYHYGRGINPADKPAWAREVEERTRMNKQQNSPLAKTKPSSTGPEPPISQASPGPPGPLSQTPPMQRPVEPQEGPHKSLVAHRVPLKPYAAPVPRSQSLQDQPTRNLAAFPASHDSDPTVPTPTATPSARGAVIRQNSDPTSEGPGPSPNPPAWVRPDNEAPPKVPQRTSSIATALNTSGAGGSRPAQAVRASAPPPRILCSLHRPRSNSAWQIYLQRRAERGTPKPPGPPDQPPGPPNASSNPDLRRSDPSWERSDSILPASHGHLPQAGSLERNRNRVGASTKLDSSPVLSPGNKAKPDDHRSRPGRPASYKRAIGEDFVLLKERTLDEAPRPPKKAMDYSSSSEEVESSEEDEEEGDGEPPEGSRDTPGGRSDGDTDSVSTMVVHDVEEMAGTQPPYGGGTMVVQRTPEEERSLLHADSNGYTNLPDVVQPSHSPTENSKGQSSPLKDAGSDYQSRGLVKATGKSSFTMFVDLGIYQPGGSGDTIPITALVGGEGGRLDQLQYDVRKGSVVNVNPTNTRAHSETPEIRKYKKRFNSEILCAALWGVNLLVGTENGLMLLDRSGQGKVYGLIGRRRFQQMDVLEGLNLLITISGKRNKLRVYYLSWLRNKILHNDPEVEKKQGWTTVGDMEGCGHYRVVKYERIKFLVIALKNSVEVYAWAPKPYHKFMAFKSFADLPHRPLLVDLTVEEGQRLKVIYGSSAGFHAVDVDSGNSYDIYIPVHIQSQITPHAIIFLPNTDGMEMLLCYEDEGVYVNTYGRIIKDVVLQWGEMPTSVAYICSNQIMGWGEKAIEIRSVETGHLDGVFMHKRAQRLKFLCERNDKVFFASVRSGGSSQVYFMTLNRNCIMNW, encoded by the exons ATGGATGTCACAGAG gatgaggaggaagaaatcaaacaGGAGATCAACATGTTGAAAAAATATTCTCACCACCGCAATATTGCCACGTATTATGGGGCTTTTATCAAGAAGAGCCCCCCCGGGAACGATGACCAACTTTGG CTGGTGATGGAGTTCTGTGGTGCTGGTTCAGTGACTGACCTGGTAAAGAACACAAAAGGGAATGCTCTAAAGGAGGATTGTATTGCCTACATCTGCAGGGAGATTCTCAGG GGTCTGGCCCATCTTCATGCCCACAAGGTGATCCATCGAGACATCAAGGGGCAGAATGTGCTGCTGACAGAGAATGCTGAGGTCAAGCTAG TGGATTTTGGGGTGAGTGCTCAGCTGGACCGCACTGTGGGCAGGCGGAACACTTTCATTGGAACCCCATACTGGATGGCCCCAGAAGTCATTGCCTGTGATGAGAACCCTGATGCCACCTATGATTACAGG aGTGACATTTGGTCTCTAGGAATCACAGCCATCGAAATGGCAGAGGGAGCTCCCC CTCTCTGTGACATGCATCCCATGCGAGCCCTCTTCCTCATCCCTCGGAACCCACCACCAAGGCTCAAGTCCAAGAAATG GTCTAAGAAGTTCATTGACTTCATTGACACATGTCTCATCAAGACTTACCTGAGCCGCCCACCAACAGAGCAGCTACTCAAGTTTCCCTTCATCCGAGACCAGCCCACGGAGCGGCAGGTCCGCATCCAGCTCAAGGACCACATTGATCGGTCCCGGAAGAAGCGGG AGGAGACAGAATATGAGTACAGTGGCAGTGAAGAAGAAGATGACAGCCATGGAGAggaaggagagccaag CTCCATCATGAATGTGCCTGGGGAGTCCACACTACGCCGAGAATTCCTTCGGCTCCAACAGGAGAATAAGAGCAACTCTGAGGCTTTAAAGCAACAGCAACAGCTGCAGCAGCAACAACAGCGAGACCCAGAGGCGCACATCAAACACCTGCTACACCAGCGGCAACGCCGCATAGAGGAGCAGAAAGAAGAGCGGCGGCGCGTGGAAGAG CAACAGCGGCGGGAGCGGGAGCAGAGGAAGCTACAGGAAAAGGAGCAGCAGCGGCGGCTGGAGGACATGCAGGCTCTGCGGCGAGAGGAGGAGCGGCGGCAGGCTGAGCGGGAGCAG GAATATATTCGTCACAGGCTAGAGGAGGAGCAGCGACAGCTCGAGATCCTTCAGCAACAGCTGCTCCAGGAACAGGCCCTACTGCTG GAATACAAGCGGAAGCAGCTAGAGGAGCAGCGGCAGTCAGAGCgactccagaggcagctgcagCAGGAGCATGCCTACCTCAAGtccctgcagcagcagcagcagcagcagcagcagcaacaacaacagcaacttcagaagcaacagcagcagcagcagcagcaactccTTCCTGGGGATAGGAAACCCCTGTATCATTATGGTCGGGGTATTAATCCCGCCGACAAACCAGCCTGGGCCCGAGAG GTGGAAGAGAGAACAAGGATGAACAAGCAGCAGAACTCTCCCTTGGCCAAGACCAAACCAAGCAGCACAGGGCCGGAGCCTCCCATCTCCCAGGCCTCCCCTGGTCCCCCAGGACCACTTTCCCAAACTCCTCCTATGCAGAGGCCGGTGGAGCCCCAGGAGGGACCACACAAG AGCCTGGTGGCACACCGGGTCCCACTGAAGCCATATGCAGCACCTGTACCCCGATCCCAGTCCCTGCAGGACCAGCCTACCCGAAATTTGGCTGCCTTCCCAGCCTCCCACGACTCCGACCCCACCGTCCCCACACCCACAGCCACACCCAGTGCCCGGGGAGCTGTCATCCGCCAGAATTCAGATCCCACCTCTGAAGGGCCTGGCCCCAGCCCGAACCCCCCAGCCTGGGTCCGACCAGATAATGAGGCCCCACCCAAG GTGCCTCAGAGGACCTCGTCTATTGCCACTGCCCTTAACACCAGTGGGGCCGGAGGGTCCCGACCAGCTCAGGCTGTCCGTGCCAG CGCCCCCCCTCCCCGCATCCTGTGCTCCCTCCACAGACCTCGCAGCAACTCCGCCTGGCAAATCTATCTGCAGAGGCGGGCAGAGCGGGGCACCCCCAAGCCTCCAGGGCCCCCTGATCAGCCCCCTGGCCCACCCAACGCCTCTAG TAATCCTGACCTCAGGAGGAGCGACCCTAGCTGGGAGCGCTCAGACAGCATCCTCCCGGCCTCTCATGGGCACCTCCCCCAGGCTGGCTCACTGGAGCGAAACCGGAACCGGGTGGGAG CCTCTACCAAGCTAGACAGCTCCCCAGTGCTCTCCCCTGGGAACAAAGCCAAGCCTGATGACCACCGCTCCCGGCCAGGCAGGCCCGCA AGCTATAAGCGAGCGATTGGTGAG GATTTTGTGTTGCTGAAAGAGCGGACCCTGGATGAGGCACCCCGGCCTCCTAAGAAGGCCATGGACTATTCATCATCCAGTGAGGAGGTGGAAAGTAGTgaagaagatgaggaagaaggTGATGGTGAACCACCAGAGGGCAGCAGAGACACCCCTGGTGGCCG CAGCGATGGAGACACAGACAGTGTCAGCACCATGGTGGTTCACGACGTTGAGGAGATGGCTGGGACCCAGCCCCCATATGGGGGTGGCACTATGGTAGTTCAGAGG ACTCCTGAAGAGGAGCGAAGCTTGCTGCATGCTGACAGCAATGGCTACACAAACCTGCCAGATGTGGTCCAGCCCAGTCACTCGCCCACCGAGAACAGCAAAGGCCAGAGTTCCCCCTTAAAGGATGCAGGCAGTGAT TATCAGTCTCGTGGACTGGTAAAGGCCACTGGCAAGAGCTCATTCACCATGTTTGTGGATCTAGGGATCTACCAGCCTGGAGGCAGTGGAGATACCATCCCCATCACAG CCCTGGTGGGTGGAGAAGGTGGTCGGCTTGATCAGCTGCAATATGATGTGAGGAAGGGCTCTGTGGTCAATGTGAATCCCACCAACACCCGggctcacagtgaaactcctGAGATTCGGAAGTACAAGAAGCGATTCAACTCGGAGATCCTCTGTGCAGCCCTTTGGG GGGTCAACCTGCTAGTGGGCACAGAGAATGGGCTGATGTTGCTGGACCGAAGCGGGCAAGGCAAGGTGTATGGACTCATTGGGCGGCGACGTTTCCAGCAAATGGATGTGCTGGAAGGGCTCAACTTGCTCATCACCATCTCAG GGAAAAGGAACAAACTGCGGGTATATTACCTGTCCTGGCTTCGGAACAAGATTCTGCACAATGATCCAGAGGTGGAGAAGAAGCAAGGGTGGACCACCGTGGGAGACATGGAGGGCTGCGGGCACTACCGTGTTG TAAAATATGAGCGTATTAAGTTCCTTGTCATTGCCCTGAAGAATTCCGTGGAGGTATATGCCTGGGCCCCCAAACCCTACCACAAATTCATGGCTTTCAAG TCCTTTGCTGACCTCCCTCACCGCCCTCTGTTGGTGGACCTGACAGTAGAGGAAGGACAGCGCCTCAAGGTCATCTATGGCTCCAGTGCCGGCTTCCATGCTGTGGATGTGGACTCGGGGAACAGCTACGATATTTACATCCCAGTGCAT ATCCAGAGCCAGATCACGCCCCATGCTATCATCTTCCTCCCCAACACTGATGGCATGGAGATGCTGCTGTGCTATGAAGACGAGGGTGTCTATGTCAACACATATGGGCGGATCATTAAGGATGTGGTGCTACAGTGGGGAGAGATGCCCACCTCTGTGG CCTACATCTGCTCCAACCAGATAATGGGCTGGGGTGAGAAAGCCATTGAAATCCGCTCTGTGGAGACAGGCCATCTGGATGGGGTCTTCATGCACAAACGAGCCCAGAGGCTAAAGTTCCTGTGTGAGCGAAATGACAAG GTGTTTTTTGCCTCTGTCCGCTCCGGGGGCAGCAGCCAAGTTTACTTCATGACTCTCAACCGTAACTGCATCATGAACTGGTGA
- the Mink1 gene encoding misshapen-like kinase 1 isoform X3, with translation MDVTEDEEEEIKQEINMLKKYSHHRNIATYYGAFIKKSPPGNDDQLWLVMEFCGAGSVTDLVKNTKGNALKEDCIAYICREILRGLAHLHAHKVIHRDIKGQNVLLTENAEVKLVDFGVSAQLDRTVGRRNTFIGTPYWMAPEVIACDENPDATYDYRSDIWSLGITAIEMAEGAPPLCDMHPMRALFLIPRNPPPRLKSKKWSKKFIDFIDTCLIKTYLSRPPTEQLLKFPFIRDQPTERQVRIQLKDHIDRSRKKRGEKEETEYEYSGSEEEDDSHGEEGEPSSIMNVPGESTLRREFLRLQQENKSNSEALKQQQQLQQQQQRDPEAHIKHLLHQRQRRIEEQKEERRRVEEQQRREREQRKLQEKEQQRRLEDMQALRREEERRQAEREQEYIRHRLEEEQRQLEILQQQLLQEQALLLEYKRKQLEEQRQSERLQRQLQQEHAYLKSLQQQQQQQQQQQQQQLQKQQQQQQQQLLPGDRKPLYHYGRGINPADKPAWAREVEERTRMNKQQNSPLAKTKPSSTGPEPPISQASPGPPGPLSQTPPMQRPVEPQEGPHKSLVAHRVPLKPYAAPVPRSQSLQDQPTRNLAAFPASHDSDPTVPTPTATPSARGAVIRQNSDPTSEGPGPSPNPPAWVRPDNEAPPKVPQRTSSIATALNTSGAGGSRPAQAVRASAPPPRILCSLHRPRSNSAWQIYLQRRAERGTPKPPGPPDQPPGPPNASSNPDLRRSDPSWERSDSILPASHGHLPQAGSLERNRNRVGASTKLDSSPVLSPGNKAKPDDHRSRPGRPADFVLLKERTLDEAPRPPKKAMDYSSSSEEVESSEEDEEEGDGEPPEGSRDTPGGRSDGDTDSVSTMVVHDVEEMAGTQPPYGGGTMVVQRTPEEERSLLHADSNGYTNLPDVVQPSHSPTENSKGQSSPLKDAGSDYQSRGLVKATGKSSFTMFVDLGIYQPGGSGDTIPITALVGGEGGRLDQLQYDVRKGSVVNVNPTNTRAHSETPEIRKYKKRFNSEILCAALWGVNLLVGTENGLMLLDRSGQGKVYGLIGRRRFQQMDVLEGLNLLITISGKRNKLRVYYLSWLRNKILHNDPEVEKKQGWTTVGDMEGCGHYRVVKYERIKFLVIALKNSVEVYAWAPKPYHKFMAFKSFADLPHRPLLVDLTVEEGQRLKVIYGSSAGFHAVDVDSGNSYDIYIPVHIQSQITPHAIIFLPNTDGMEMLLCYEDEGVYVNTYGRIIKDVVLQWGEMPTSVAYICSNQIMGWGEKAIEIRSVETGHLDGVFMHKRAQRLKFLCERNDKVFFASVRSGGSSQVYFMTLNRNCIMNW, from the exons ATGGATGTCACAGAG gatgaggaggaagaaatcaaacaGGAGATCAACATGTTGAAAAAATATTCTCACCACCGCAATATTGCCACGTATTATGGGGCTTTTATCAAGAAGAGCCCCCCCGGGAACGATGACCAACTTTGG CTGGTGATGGAGTTCTGTGGTGCTGGTTCAGTGACTGACCTGGTAAAGAACACAAAAGGGAATGCTCTAAAGGAGGATTGTATTGCCTACATCTGCAGGGAGATTCTCAGG GGTCTGGCCCATCTTCATGCCCACAAGGTGATCCATCGAGACATCAAGGGGCAGAATGTGCTGCTGACAGAGAATGCTGAGGTCAAGCTAG TGGATTTTGGGGTGAGTGCTCAGCTGGACCGCACTGTGGGCAGGCGGAACACTTTCATTGGAACCCCATACTGGATGGCCCCAGAAGTCATTGCCTGTGATGAGAACCCTGATGCCACCTATGATTACAGG aGTGACATTTGGTCTCTAGGAATCACAGCCATCGAAATGGCAGAGGGAGCTCCCC CTCTCTGTGACATGCATCCCATGCGAGCCCTCTTCCTCATCCCTCGGAACCCACCACCAAGGCTCAAGTCCAAGAAATG GTCTAAGAAGTTCATTGACTTCATTGACACATGTCTCATCAAGACTTACCTGAGCCGCCCACCAACAGAGCAGCTACTCAAGTTTCCCTTCATCCGAGACCAGCCCACGGAGCGGCAGGTCCGCATCCAGCTCAAGGACCACATTGATCGGTCCCGGAAGAAGCGGGGTGAGAAAG AGGAGACAGAATATGAGTACAGTGGCAGTGAAGAAGAAGATGACAGCCATGGAGAggaaggagagccaag CTCCATCATGAATGTGCCTGGGGAGTCCACACTACGCCGAGAATTCCTTCGGCTCCAACAGGAGAATAAGAGCAACTCTGAGGCTTTAAAGCAACAGCAACAGCTGCAGCAGCAACAACAGCGAGACCCAGAGGCGCACATCAAACACCTGCTACACCAGCGGCAACGCCGCATAGAGGAGCAGAAAGAAGAGCGGCGGCGCGTGGAAGAG CAACAGCGGCGGGAGCGGGAGCAGAGGAAGCTACAGGAAAAGGAGCAGCAGCGGCGGCTGGAGGACATGCAGGCTCTGCGGCGAGAGGAGGAGCGGCGGCAGGCTGAGCGGGAGCAG GAATATATTCGTCACAGGCTAGAGGAGGAGCAGCGACAGCTCGAGATCCTTCAGCAACAGCTGCTCCAGGAACAGGCCCTACTGCTG GAATACAAGCGGAAGCAGCTAGAGGAGCAGCGGCAGTCAGAGCgactccagaggcagctgcagCAGGAGCATGCCTACCTCAAGtccctgcagcagcagcagcagcagcagcagcagcaacaacaacagcaacttcagaagcaacagcagcagcagcagcagcaactccTTCCTGGGGATAGGAAACCCCTGTATCATTATGGTCGGGGTATTAATCCCGCCGACAAACCAGCCTGGGCCCGAGAG GTGGAAGAGAGAACAAGGATGAACAAGCAGCAGAACTCTCCCTTGGCCAAGACCAAACCAAGCAGCACAGGGCCGGAGCCTCCCATCTCCCAGGCCTCCCCTGGTCCCCCAGGACCACTTTCCCAAACTCCTCCTATGCAGAGGCCGGTGGAGCCCCAGGAGGGACCACACAAG AGCCTGGTGGCACACCGGGTCCCACTGAAGCCATATGCAGCACCTGTACCCCGATCCCAGTCCCTGCAGGACCAGCCTACCCGAAATTTGGCTGCCTTCCCAGCCTCCCACGACTCCGACCCCACCGTCCCCACACCCACAGCCACACCCAGTGCCCGGGGAGCTGTCATCCGCCAGAATTCAGATCCCACCTCTGAAGGGCCTGGCCCCAGCCCGAACCCCCCAGCCTGGGTCCGACCAGATAATGAGGCCCCACCCAAG GTGCCTCAGAGGACCTCGTCTATTGCCACTGCCCTTAACACCAGTGGGGCCGGAGGGTCCCGACCAGCTCAGGCTGTCCGTGCCAG CGCCCCCCCTCCCCGCATCCTGTGCTCCCTCCACAGACCTCGCAGCAACTCCGCCTGGCAAATCTATCTGCAGAGGCGGGCAGAGCGGGGCACCCCCAAGCCTCCAGGGCCCCCTGATCAGCCCCCTGGCCCACCCAACGCCTCTAG TAATCCTGACCTCAGGAGGAGCGACCCTAGCTGGGAGCGCTCAGACAGCATCCTCCCGGCCTCTCATGGGCACCTCCCCCAGGCTGGCTCACTGGAGCGAAACCGGAACCGGGTGGGAG CCTCTACCAAGCTAGACAGCTCCCCAGTGCTCTCCCCTGGGAACAAAGCCAAGCCTGATGACCACCGCTCCCGGCCAGGCAGGCCCGCA GATTTTGTGTTGCTGAAAGAGCGGACCCTGGATGAGGCACCCCGGCCTCCTAAGAAGGCCATGGACTATTCATCATCCAGTGAGGAGGTGGAAAGTAGTgaagaagatgaggaagaaggTGATGGTGAACCACCAGAGGGCAGCAGAGACACCCCTGGTGGCCG CAGCGATGGAGACACAGACAGTGTCAGCACCATGGTGGTTCACGACGTTGAGGAGATGGCTGGGACCCAGCCCCCATATGGGGGTGGCACTATGGTAGTTCAGAGG ACTCCTGAAGAGGAGCGAAGCTTGCTGCATGCTGACAGCAATGGCTACACAAACCTGCCAGATGTGGTCCAGCCCAGTCACTCGCCCACCGAGAACAGCAAAGGCCAGAGTTCCCCCTTAAAGGATGCAGGCAGTGAT TATCAGTCTCGTGGACTGGTAAAGGCCACTGGCAAGAGCTCATTCACCATGTTTGTGGATCTAGGGATCTACCAGCCTGGAGGCAGTGGAGATACCATCCCCATCACAG CCCTGGTGGGTGGAGAAGGTGGTCGGCTTGATCAGCTGCAATATGATGTGAGGAAGGGCTCTGTGGTCAATGTGAATCCCACCAACACCCGggctcacagtgaaactcctGAGATTCGGAAGTACAAGAAGCGATTCAACTCGGAGATCCTCTGTGCAGCCCTTTGGG GGGTCAACCTGCTAGTGGGCACAGAGAATGGGCTGATGTTGCTGGACCGAAGCGGGCAAGGCAAGGTGTATGGACTCATTGGGCGGCGACGTTTCCAGCAAATGGATGTGCTGGAAGGGCTCAACTTGCTCATCACCATCTCAG GGAAAAGGAACAAACTGCGGGTATATTACCTGTCCTGGCTTCGGAACAAGATTCTGCACAATGATCCAGAGGTGGAGAAGAAGCAAGGGTGGACCACCGTGGGAGACATGGAGGGCTGCGGGCACTACCGTGTTG TAAAATATGAGCGTATTAAGTTCCTTGTCATTGCCCTGAAGAATTCCGTGGAGGTATATGCCTGGGCCCCCAAACCCTACCACAAATTCATGGCTTTCAAG TCCTTTGCTGACCTCCCTCACCGCCCTCTGTTGGTGGACCTGACAGTAGAGGAAGGACAGCGCCTCAAGGTCATCTATGGCTCCAGTGCCGGCTTCCATGCTGTGGATGTGGACTCGGGGAACAGCTACGATATTTACATCCCAGTGCAT ATCCAGAGCCAGATCACGCCCCATGCTATCATCTTCCTCCCCAACACTGATGGCATGGAGATGCTGCTGTGCTATGAAGACGAGGGTGTCTATGTCAACACATATGGGCGGATCATTAAGGATGTGGTGCTACAGTGGGGAGAGATGCCCACCTCTGTGG CCTACATCTGCTCCAACCAGATAATGGGCTGGGGTGAGAAAGCCATTGAAATCCGCTCTGTGGAGACAGGCCATCTGGATGGGGTCTTCATGCACAAACGAGCCCAGAGGCTAAAGTTCCTGTGTGAGCGAAATGACAAG GTGTTTTTTGCCTCTGTCCGCTCCGGGGGCAGCAGCCAAGTTTACTTCATGACTCTCAACCGTAACTGCATCATGAACTGGTGA